One Hordeum vulgare subsp. vulgare chromosome 4H, MorexV3_pseudomolecules_assembly, whole genome shotgun sequence DNA window includes the following coding sequences:
- the LOC123447250 gene encoding lysine--tRNA ligase-like, which translates to MEQLMEQEGNDMDLAGGGILRQQQGPAGDGEETDPTQYYENRLKMLDSLRSAGVDPYPHKFEVAISVADYVAKYSNLGAGEHLLTVTESLAGRVMSKRVSSSKLFFYDLYGDGVKVQVMAGASSSEVAETEFYKCHSVVKRGDIVGIVGYPGRSGRGELSIFARNLILLSPCLHMLPNQRTGRCTTVAGKTTREKAGADCWVPGIGRNTEAYVLKDQETRYRQRYLDLMVNHQVRHIFRTRSKIISFIRKFLDERNFLEVETPMMNLIPGGASAKPFVTHHNELNMDLYMRIAPELHLKELVVGGLDRVYEIGKQFRNEGFDLTHSPEFTGCEFYMAYADYNDLMELTETILSSMVMELTGSTKIKYHANGADNPPIEIDFTPPYRRIDMMHELKSVAGLDIPLDLSSDEANQYLAATCEKYGIKCSPPQTTARLLDKITGHFLEATCVNPTFIINHPEIMSPLAKWHRTQSGLTERFELFINKHEVCNAYTELNDPLVQRQRFEDQLRSRQSGDDEAMALDEAFCTALEYALPPTGGWGMGIDRIAMLLTDSQNIKEVLLFPTMKPQLLG; encoded by the exons ATGGAGCAGTTGATGGAACAGGAGGGGAACGACATG GATCTAGCTGGGGGTGGCATCCTGCGGCAACAACAAGGTCCTGCTGGGGACGGTGAAGAAACAGACCCCACA CAATACTATGAAAACAGGCTGAAGATGCTCGATTCGCTTAGAAGCGCGGGCGTCGACCCCTATCCGCACAAGTTCGAGGTCGCGATCTCCGTCGCGGACTATGTGGCCAAGTACAGCAACTTGGGTGCTGGCGAACATTTGCTGACTGTCACTGAAAGCTTGGCTG GGAGGGTCATGAGCAAGAGAGTTTCCTCATCCAAGCTCTTCTTTTATGATCTCTATGGCGACGGGGTGAAGGTTCAAGTCATGGCTGGGGCCAG CTCCTCAGAGGTGGCCGAAACTGAATTCTACAAATGCCACAGTGTTGTGAAGCGGGGTGATATTGTTGGTATAGTTGGATACCCAG GTAGGAGTGGCAGGGGCGAACTTAGCATATTTGCCAGAAATTTAATATTGCTCTCCCCATGCCTCCATATGTTACCCAACCAGAGAACTGGGCGTTGCACTACTGTTGCTGGCAAG ACAACAAGAGAAAAGGCAGGTGCTGATTGTTGGGTTCCAGGGATAGGAAGGAACACTGAAGCTTATGTTTTGAAGGACCAG GAAACTCGGTACCGCCAGAGATATCTCGACCTCATGGTAAACCATCAAGTGAGACATATCTTTAGAACACGATCCAAGATCATTTCCTTCATCAGGAAGTTCCTTGATGAACGCAACTTTTTGGAG GTTGAGACTCCAATGATGAACTTGATTCCTGGGGGAGCATCTGCAAAACCTTTTGTAACACATCACAATGAACTAAACATGGATCTGTACATGAGAATTGCTCCTGAACTCCATCTGAAGGAGTTGGTTGTGGGTGGCTTGGACCGTGTTTATGAGATTGGAAAGCAATTCAGGAATGAAGGGTTTGATTTAACTCACAGTCCTGAATTTACAGGATGTGAATTCTATATGGCTTATGCAGACTACAATGACCTGATGGAGCTTACTGAAACCATTTTGTCGA GTATGGTGATGGAGCtgactggtagtactaagataaaGTACCATGCGAACGGAGCTGATAATCCTCCCATAGAGATCGATTTCACACCTCCTTACAG AAGGATAGACATGATGCACGAACTGAAATCTGTCGCTGGGCTTGACATTCCATTAGATTTGTCAAGCGATGAGGCTAACCAATATCTCGCGGCAACGTGTGAGAAGTATGGAATCAAATGCTCGCCACCTCAAACAACAGCACGGTTGCTTGACAAG ATTACTGGGCATTTTCTGGAGGCCACATGTGTGAACCCAACTTTTATCATTAACCATCCAGAGATAATGAGCCCACTGGCCAAATGGCACAGGACTCAGTCAGGACTGACAGAAAGATTTGAGTTGTTCATCAACAAGCATGAG GTGTGCAATGCCTACACCGAGTTGAATGATCCATTGGTGCAAAGACAACGGTTTGAAGATCAGCTGAGG AGTCGTCAATCGGGAGACGATGAAGCGATGGCCCTCGATGAAGCGTTCTGCACTGCTCTCGAGTATGCTTTGCCACCAACGGGCGGTTGGGGGATGGGAATTGATCGGATCGCAATGCTTCTGACGGACTCACAGAACATCAAG GAGGTTCTTCTATTCCCAACAATGAAGCCCCAACTACTTGGGTAG
- the LOC123447253 gene encoding 50S ribosomal protein L18-like, with protein sequence MVIPAPARAPAITKFLKPYVLKMHFTNNFVTAQVIHTPSATIACAASSQEKILRPSMESTRDVAAAAKIGKLLGERLLFQGIPAVSVSMSRDQTYHGKVKAVIDSLTAAGVKLL encoded by the coding sequence ATGGTTATCCCTGCACCAGCTAGGGCACCTGCAATCACCAAGTTCCTGAAGCCCTATGTTCTGAAGATGCACTTCACAAACAACTTTGTGACGGCCCAGGTCATCCACACCCCATCGGCGACCATCGCCTGTGCAGCGAGCTCACAGGAGAAGATCCTGAGGCCGAGCATGGAGTCGACGCGGGACGTCGCGGCAGCTGCGAAGATCGGGAAGCTGCTCGGCGAGCGCCTGCTGTTCCAGGGTATCCCTGCAGTGTCCGTCTCCATGTCGAGAGACCAGACGTACCACGGCAAGGTCAAAGCCGTCATTGATTCTCTCACGGCTGCCGGCGTGAAGCTACTGTGA
- the LOC123447254 gene encoding uncharacterized protein LOC123447254, with the protein MQALAARAARGMWPAAAGAGRGQVQVQAARGIVVQVREGNLERALQVMERKMRSSGVERLIKRRTEHHVKNSEKRVLARKALMARVRSQELGRSLRDILIKKIRGQ; encoded by the exons ATGCAGGCGCTGGCGGCGCGGGCGGCGCGGGGGatgtggccggcggcggcgggggctggGAGGGGGCAGGTGCAGGTGCAGGCGGCGCGGGGGATCGTGGTGCAGGTGAGGGAAGGCAACCTGGAGCGCGCGCTGCAGGTGATGGAGCGCAAGATGCGGTCCAGCGGCGTCGAGCGGCTCATCAAGCGCCGGACGGAGCACCACGTCAAGAACTCGGAGAAGCGCGTGCTCGCGCGCAAGGCGCTCATGGCGCGCGTCCGCTCCCAGGAGCTCGGCAGGAGCCTCCGCGACATCCTCATCAAGAAGATCAG GGGTCAGTAG